Proteins encoded within one genomic window of Mya arenaria isolate MELC-2E11 chromosome 13, ASM2691426v1:
- the LOC128214090 gene encoding serine/threonine-protein kinase ICK-like gives MNRYAVTKQLGDGTYGSVLLATCIETNEKCAIKKMKKKYYSWDECLNLREVKSLRKLNHANIVKLKEVIRENDQLFFVFEYMKENLYQMMKDRDKLFPESVIRNVIYQVLQGLAFMHKHGFFHRDLKPENLLCSGPDCVKVADFGLAREVRSRPPYTDYVSTRWYRAPEVLLRSTNYNSPIDMWAVGCIMAEMYTLRPLFPGSSEIDEIFKVCTVLGTPKQADWEDGYRLASAMNFRWPQCVPQNLKSLIPNASNEAVQLMKDMLNWNPQKRPTSSQSLRYPYFQVGQNLGITLPTPARAPVIQPPAPSQPAYRNSPDKPPAPSPQHQQHGAGNAGRMFNEKPNVPNQQQPVVPNYGGKHQNNEDDGFQISVTKKQSARKRWGGGVSDTWDDFEDLDFGVPRKQKASPVKPLPGIKHADKKENMFNDDEDDFLSSILGKKSSKGNQRVPSGRSRESSAKQHYMSKARYLPGINPKSSSRKESGAPGPLGGTNWGSPTLNKGSGMNVGRANQGVGSNVGSPSYVPSFLSSNKPNNYSNVSWKRAQPAPISLNKNSAGYRQPVGGAQPGRTDWAAKYLKS, from the exons ATGAATCGCTATGCAGTAACAAAGCAGTTGGGAGATGGAACATACGGAAGTGTCCTTCTCGCCACATGCATCGAAACCAATGAGAAGTGTGCCATTAAAAA AATGAAGAAGAAGTACTACTCGTGGGATGAATGTTTGAATCTCAGGGAAGTCAAG TCATTAAGAAAGCTGAACCATGCAAACATCGTCAAGTTGAAAGAGGTGATTCGCGAGAATGACCAGCTGTTTTTTGTGTTCGAATATATGAAGGAAAACCTTTACCAGATGATGAAAGATAG GGACAAGTTATTCCCAGAATCAGTCATACGTAACGTCATATACCAAGTGCTACAGGGGCTTGCGTTTATGCACAAACATG gTTTCTTTCATCGTGACTTGAAGCCAGAAAACCTGTTGTGTTCAGGGCCAGACTGTGTCAAGGTCGCTGACTTTGGTCTGGCGCGGGAAGTCAGATCACGACCCCCTTACACAGACTATGTCTCGACCAGATG gTACAGGGCGCCCGAGGTGTTACTGCGATCCACAAACTACAACAGTCCCATTGATATGTGGGCGGTTGGGTGCATAATGGCAGAAATGTACACACTGAGACCGCTCTTCCCTGGAAGCTCAGAAATAGATGAAATATTCAAAGTGTGCACAGTCCTAGGAACGCCTAAACAG GCTGACTGGGAAGACGGTTACCGACTGGCATCAGCGATGAACTTCCGTTGGCCACAATGTGTTCCCCAGAACCTCAAGTCCCTTATCCCCAACGCCAGTAACGAGGCGGTACAACTAATGAAGGACATGTTAAATTGGAACCCACAGAAACGACCCACATCAAGTCAG AGTTTGCGATATCCCTACTTCCAAGTGGGTCAGAACTTGGGCATCACATTACCTACCCCTGCACGGGCCCCGGTAATACAGCCCCCAGCCCCCTCACAGCCTGCTTACCGCAACTCCCCAGACAAACCCCCTGCGCCTTCTCCCCAACACCAACAACATGGAGCTGGGAATGCGGGTCGAATGTTCAACGAAAAACCAAATGTCCCCAACCAGCAACAGCCCGTTGTGCCAAATTACGGTGGGAAACACCAGAACAATGAAGAT GATGGTTTTCAAATATCCGTCACAAAGAAACAAAGTGCAAGAAAGCGGTGGGGCGGGGGTGTATCTGATACGTGGGACGATTTTGAAGATCTCGATTTTGGTGTGCCAAGAAAACAGAAAGCGTCACCCGTGAAACCGTTACCTGGTATAAAACATGCCGATAAAAAGGAGAATATGTTTAATGACGATGAAGATGATTTCTTATC gagTATACTGGGTAAAAAATCATCGAAGGGCAATCAAAGGGTACCATCAGGAAGGTCAAGAGAGTCGTCAGCTAAGCAGCACTACATGTCCAAAGCCAGATATTTGCCAG GTATCAATCCAAAGAGCAGCAGTCGCAAGGAGTCTGGTGCCCCTGGCCCCCTGGGAGGCACCAACTGGGGAAGCCCAACCCTCAATAAGGGCAGCGGGATGAACGTGGGGCGTGCCAACCAGGGTGTGGGCAGTAACGTTGGGTCACCATCATATGTACCATCGTTCTTGTCCAGTAATAAACCAAACA ATTACTCCAATGTAAGTTGGAAGCGGGCCCAGCCAGCCCCGATATCTTTAAACAAGAACTCTGCAGGCTACAGACAACCAGTCGGTGGTGCACAACCAGGACGTACTGACTGGGCAGCTAA gTATTTGAAGTCATGA